The Solibacillus sp. FSL W7-1464 genome contains a region encoding:
- a CDS encoding FAD-binding oxidoreductase encodes MIYIEQLQQIVSHEQVTTNEVLRTQHGKDESYHEPHLPDVVVYPKTAQEVSEILTLANEQRIPVVPFGLGTSLEGHVIPYQGGISLDLSLMNAVLEVRPEDFLVKVQPGVTRSQLNKELKKYGLFFSVDPGADATLGGMAATNASGTTSVRYGIMRDQVRDLEVVLANGDVIHTGGLAAKSSSGYHLNGLMVGSEGTLGVITELTVRVYGIPERIVAGRATFETVQQAVDAVVSLKQAGIPMARMELVDKQSIEKVNFASGTNFPETPTLFLEFHGNEAGLQADVVFATELLNDNGCIELAFEQDERARNHLWELRHNMAYTYIHSAPGKKLMSTDVVVPINSLPDAIQNSREKIESMQIDAGIVGHVGDGNYHILLMVDMDSKEEIARAKELNEHVVEYALSLGGTCTGEHGVGYGKKKYQQQEHGLAYMWMKEIKRVFDPNNIMNPGKIFLD; translated from the coding sequence ATGATTTACATTGAACAGTTACAGCAAATAGTATCACATGAGCAAGTGACAACAAATGAAGTGTTACGTACACAGCACGGGAAAGACGAATCATATCATGAACCGCATTTACCGGATGTTGTTGTCTACCCGAAAACGGCACAGGAAGTAAGCGAAATTTTAACACTGGCAAATGAACAGCGAATTCCAGTAGTGCCATTTGGTCTTGGTACGAGTCTGGAAGGACATGTGATTCCTTATCAAGGCGGAATCTCCCTGGATTTATCGCTGATGAATGCTGTTTTAGAAGTCCGTCCGGAAGATTTTCTAGTAAAGGTCCAGCCAGGTGTAACGCGCAGTCAGCTTAATAAAGAATTAAAAAAATACGGCTTATTCTTTTCTGTCGATCCGGGTGCCGACGCGACATTAGGCGGAATGGCCGCAACGAATGCAAGTGGAACAACTTCTGTACGCTACGGCATTATGCGTGACCAAGTCCGTGATTTAGAAGTGGTATTGGCGAATGGTGATGTGATTCATACTGGGGGATTGGCCGCAAAATCTTCTTCGGGCTATCACTTGAATGGTTTAATGGTCGGTTCGGAGGGGACACTTGGGGTCATTACGGAATTGACAGTGCGGGTTTACGGGATTCCGGAAAGAATTGTTGCGGGCCGCGCAACATTTGAGACGGTCCAGCAAGCAGTAGATGCTGTCGTTTCACTAAAACAAGCCGGTATACCAATGGCACGAATGGAACTAGTCGATAAACAAAGTATTGAAAAAGTAAATTTTGCTTCCGGAACAAATTTTCCTGAAACACCAACACTATTTCTGGAATTCCATGGGAATGAGGCGGGTTTACAGGCAGATGTTGTATTTGCGACCGAATTATTGAACGACAATGGCTGTATCGAGCTGGCATTTGAACAGGATGAACGTGCGCGCAATCATTTATGGGAGCTTCGTCATAATATGGCTTATACATATATTCATTCCGCGCCAGGAAAAAAACTGATGTCTACAGATGTTGTCGTTCCGATCAATTCATTGCCGGATGCGATTCAAAACTCACGTGAAAAAATTGAAAGCATGCAGATCGACGCGGGGATTGTCGGCCATGTAGGTGACGGCAATTATCACATTTTGCTTATGGTTGATATGGACAGTAAAGAAGAAATTGCCAGAGCGAAAGAACTGAATGAACATGTCGTTGAATATGCACTGTCTCTTGGAGGAACTTGTACCGGGGAACATGGTGTAGGATATGGGAAGAAAAAGTATCAGCAGCAAGAACATGGACTTGCCTATATGTGGATGAAAGAGATTAAGCGAGTATTTGATCCGAACAATATTATGAACCCCGGCAAAATTTTTCTTGATTAA
- a CDS encoding LCP family protein, producing MEEQSRHTRYRKKRLRKGRLLFVVVFLFLLSIIGYSYVQYNKGKELASDNKIEVEGFEPDDNHPTIENYLIIGVDTRGEEKSRSDTMMLLSWNQKTNDMKLVSFMRDIYADIPGYQSYKLNTAYYLDGVPLLQETLNNMFDIPIHHYAMIDFKSFETMIDILAPDGIEMDVEKDMGGLIDVEIKKGLQNLNGKELLGYARFRADADGDFGRVVRQQKVIEALKNELLSPKNVANLPKFIGATQGYITTDLSSKDQVTTALRAVSGGEITVEKMTIPAEGTYKISNYRHAGEVLEIDVAKNSEILHDFLNLNE from the coding sequence ATGGAAGAACAGTCGCGTCACACCCGCTATCGAAAGAAAAGATTGCGTAAAGGCCGGTTACTTTTCGTAGTCGTATTTCTTTTCCTTTTAAGTATCATTGGATACAGCTATGTCCAATATAATAAGGGGAAAGAATTGGCAAGCGATAATAAAATTGAAGTAGAAGGCTTTGAACCAGATGATAACCATCCGACAATAGAAAATTATTTAATAATCGGTGTTGATACTCGAGGTGAAGAAAAATCGCGTTCTGATACGATGATGCTTCTTTCGTGGAACCAAAAAACAAACGATATGAAGCTCGTTTCTTTTATGCGTGATATTTACGCGGACATACCTGGATATCAATCCTATAAACTGAATACGGCCTATTATTTGGATGGGGTACCGTTACTCCAGGAAACGCTAAATAATATGTTCGATATACCGATTCACCATTATGCAATGATTGATTTTAAAAGTTTTGAAACAATGATTGATATTTTGGCTCCAGATGGTATTGAGATGGATGTGGAAAAAGACATGGGCGGATTAATTGATGTGGAAATTAAAAAAGGCCTGCAAAACTTAAACGGTAAAGAGCTTCTCGGCTATGCCCGTTTCCGTGCGGATGCTGACGGTGATTTCGGACGTGTGGTACGTCAGCAAAAAGTAATCGAAGCATTAAAAAATGAATTATTATCACCAAAAAATGTAGCGAATTTGCCTAAATTCATCGGTGCTACCCAAGGTTATATTACGACGGATTTATCAAGCAAAGACCAGGTGACAACTGCGCTTAGAGCAGTATCCGGAGGGGAAATCACTGTTGAAAAAATGACGATACCGGCAGAAGGTACTTATAAAATCAGTAATTACCGACATGCAGGAGAAGTACTGGAAATTGATGTAGCGAAAAATTCGGAAATTTTACATGATTTTTTGAATTTAAACGAGTAA
- a CDS encoding helix-turn-helix domain-containing protein: protein MNILGERIKKLRKQKKLTQTEVVGERLTKGMLSLIENGKAQPSMESLRFIAKQLNVDVDYLLDDGTLTMLRNLYTTIEEDVERRKLIRDPEELQSLTIKIIEKIEPYLPEIQGTNYEQIRLREVYFLMNRTINKAKSLDEYWKFIDQYEEIHAYSRMLRCYFYLCQAAIEQRNYSETLAILKQGEKRIEPYELMMDPMVILDLYYNLTISYSAADNIQMSDHYLQKALNMAKKKQIFYRMDRFYHLLFIQSIANEDINKSKEYIEKLMLLSEFADDPAISVRYLYSKLHYMNIVEKNYAQIVPEIEHYQAKLQDYLFLFKNPIFIGEEMYAEFKLQNYSKALQIGTALTIPNYLHHPIDLAKYYQFFAVRALSSYYEMDKVAAKRDIIFAKNGVEDFPETIYKKFIYKAFNEIFL from the coding sequence TTGAATATACTAGGAGAACGCATCAAAAAGCTGAGAAAACAGAAGAAATTAACTCAAACCGAGGTAGTAGGGGAACGTTTAACGAAAGGTATGCTAAGTTTAATTGAGAATGGCAAAGCACAGCCTTCGATGGAAAGTCTTCGTTTTATTGCCAAACAATTAAATGTCGATGTTGATTATTTACTGGATGACGGGACACTGACAATGCTCAGAAACTTGTATACCACAATTGAAGAAGATGTAGAGCGCAGAAAGCTCATACGTGATCCTGAAGAGCTCCAATCCCTTACGATTAAAATAATCGAGAAAATAGAACCTTATTTACCGGAAATTCAAGGTACAAACTATGAACAAATTCGATTAAGAGAAGTTTATTTTTTAATGAATCGTACTATTAATAAGGCAAAATCTCTCGACGAATATTGGAAGTTTATCGATCAATACGAAGAAATCCATGCCTATAGCCGGATGCTTCGCTGTTATTTCTATTTATGCCAGGCTGCGATTGAACAGCGTAACTACAGCGAAACACTAGCCATTTTAAAGCAAGGGGAAAAACGTATTGAACCTTATGAGCTGATGATGGACCCTATGGTAATCCTTGATTTGTATTACAACTTAACAATTTCCTATTCGGCGGCAGATAATATTCAAATGTCGGATCATTATTTACAAAAGGCATTGAACATGGCGAAAAAGAAGCAAATATTTTATCGAATGGACCGCTTTTATCATTTGTTGTTTATCCAATCCATTGCAAATGAGGATATTAACAAGAGTAAAGAGTACATAGAAAAATTAATGCTTTTATCGGAGTTTGCTGACGATCCGGCCATATCAGTACGATATTTATACAGCAAACTGCATTATATGAACATTGTCGAAAAGAATTACGCACAAATCGTTCCAGAGATTGAACATTACCAAGCCAAACTGCAGGATTATTTATTTTTATTTAAAAATCCAATCTTCATCGGTGAAGAGATGTATGCGGAATTTAAATTACAAAACTACTCGAAAGCACTCCAAATCGGAACTGCTTTAACCATTCCTAACTATTTACACCATCCCATTGATTTAGCTAAATATTATCAGTTCTTTGCTGTACGGGCATTATCTTCTTATTATGAAATGGATAAAGTTGCTGCAAAACGTGATATTATTTTCGCGAAAAATGGTGTCGAAGACTTTCCCGAGACCATTTATAAAAAATTTATCTACAAAGCTTTCAATGAGATATTCCTTTAA
- a CDS encoding cysteine synthase, whose protein sequence is MLSKWLTSLEENGVKVETVIEKTELVEGDILNGSVYVTSLTGDEEEKIDYISLLVLCEELDGELSIVGKHSFQLVGGIRSKDGEIIPFEIIPDERWVCGKDEQLIFQTTVVFLDGTEIEEQGIITYSTME, encoded by the coding sequence ATGTTAAGCAAATGGCTAACATCATTGGAAGAGAATGGCGTAAAGGTTGAAACCGTCATTGAAAAGACAGAGCTTGTTGAAGGCGATATATTAAATGGTTCTGTTTATGTTACAAGCCTTACAGGAGATGAAGAAGAAAAAATCGATTACATTTCTTTACTAGTACTCTGTGAAGAATTGGATGGCGAATTATCGATTGTCGGCAAACACTCGTTTCAGTTAGTTGGCGGGATCCGATCAAAAGATGGTGAAATTATTCCATTTGAGATTATTCCAGACGAGCGCTGGGTATGCGGTAAAGACGAGCAGCTGATTTTTCAAACGACCGTTGTATTTTTAGACGGCACAGAAATCGAAGAACAAGGTATTATTACGTATAGCACGATGGAATAA
- the recQ gene encoding DNA helicase RecQ yields the protein MISLALQHLKTHFGYDTFRPGQTQIIDNVLNNNDTLVIMPTGGGKSLCYQIPALCMEGTTLVISPLISLMKDQVDMLVSSGISAAYINSSLSYEEVQDVMYGVQSGKIKLLYIAPERLENERFCMELSQINVPLLAIDEAHCISQWGHDFRPSYRSIQQLLHLWEKKPTVIALTATATEEVSGDIQQLLSIEKENTFITGFARENLTFSVLLGENKEAYIKKYVKANENEAGIIYAATRKSVEAVYEMLSKAGFAVAKYHGGMFEEDRTYEQNRFLNDEVQIMVATNAFGMGINKTNVRYVLHFNMTRNMESYYQEAGRAGRDGLDSECILLYSSSDEQTQRFLIDQAQDRSRIPFELQKLHAMIDYCHTERCLQSYIIEYFGDEAGQDCGRCANCTDNRPQLDVTTDAQKVLSCIVRMGQKFGKQLTASVLAGSRSKKVLEFNFHKLPTYGILRAMNAKEIANFIEFLISEKLIVVNNGQFPTLSISDSGKEVLLGQKKVLRKEARIIETTVEPNDPLFEVLRKIRKEIADREKVPPFVIFSDKSLKDMCVRKPRNSNQFLEVSGVGENKLEKYGKTFIEAIIANS from the coding sequence ATGATTTCACTAGCATTACAACATTTAAAAACACACTTTGGTTATGACACTTTCCGTCCAGGTCAAACCCAAATTATCGATAATGTATTGAATAACAATGATACGCTTGTTATTATGCCGACGGGTGGAGGGAAATCCCTTTGCTATCAAATTCCAGCACTCTGTATGGAAGGCACAACACTTGTAATTTCACCATTGATTTCGCTAATGAAAGACCAGGTAGACATGCTAGTCTCCAGTGGAATTTCAGCGGCTTATATCAATAGTTCGCTAAGTTATGAAGAAGTACAGGACGTAATGTATGGTGTACAAAGCGGTAAAATCAAATTGCTTTACATTGCACCGGAAAGACTTGAAAATGAGCGCTTTTGTATGGAACTTTCTCAAATAAATGTGCCTCTATTAGCAATTGATGAAGCACATTGTATATCACAATGGGGGCATGATTTTCGTCCAAGTTACCGTTCAATCCAGCAACTGCTGCATTTATGGGAAAAGAAACCGACCGTTATTGCATTGACGGCTACTGCTACCGAAGAGGTAAGTGGAGATATTCAACAGCTTCTTTCCATTGAAAAGGAAAATACTTTTATTACCGGCTTTGCACGCGAAAATTTAACTTTCTCGGTTTTACTTGGTGAAAACAAAGAAGCCTATATAAAAAAATATGTGAAAGCAAATGAAAATGAGGCTGGCATTATTTATGCTGCTACTCGAAAATCGGTGGAAGCGGTCTATGAGATGCTGAGCAAAGCCGGATTTGCCGTAGCAAAATACCATGGTGGGATGTTTGAAGAAGACCGTACATATGAACAAAATCGCTTTTTAAATGATGAAGTTCAAATAATGGTCGCAACAAATGCTTTTGGAATGGGAATAAACAAGACCAATGTACGCTATGTTCTTCATTTTAACATGACGCGAAATATGGAAAGCTATTATCAGGAGGCAGGCCGTGCAGGGCGTGATGGGCTGGATAGCGAGTGTATATTACTTTACAGTTCATCCGACGAACAAACACAGCGTTTTTTAATCGATCAGGCACAAGATCGCTCTCGAATTCCCTTTGAACTGCAAAAGCTGCATGCAATGATTGATTATTGTCATACAGAGCGCTGTCTTCAAAGTTATATTATCGAATATTTCGGAGATGAAGCCGGGCAAGATTGCGGCAGATGCGCAAATTGCACGGATAACCGTCCACAGCTGGATGTAACAACAGATGCCCAAAAAGTATTGTCCTGTATCGTACGAATGGGTCAAAAATTCGGGAAGCAATTAACCGCTTCCGTATTAGCAGGGTCACGCAGTAAGAAAGTGCTTGAATTTAACTTTCATAAGTTGCCGACATATGGTATTTTACGTGCAATGAATGCAAAAGAAATCGCTAATTTTATTGAGTTTTTAATCTCTGAAAAACTCATAGTCGTAAATAATGGCCAATTCCCGACGTTATCCATTTCGGATTCGGGAAAGGAAGTATTACTCGGTCAAAAAAAGGTGCTACGTAAAGAAGCGCGGATTATTGAAACAACAGTCGAGCCTAACGATCCATTATTTGAAGTTCTTCGTAAAATACGGAAGGAAATTGCCGACCGTGAGAAAGTACCTCCTTTTGTTATCTTTTCGGATAAATCATTAAAAGATATGTGTGTACGTAAACCTAGGAACAGTAATCAATTTTTAGAGGTTAGCGGTGTAGGGGAAAACAAACTGGAGAAATACGGGAAGACTTTTATCGAGGCAATTATTGCAAATTCATAA
- a CDS encoding tyrosine-type recombinase/integrase: protein MEEIQPYVKAFTAYLKSLNKSFHTTKQYTLDAKQFAEIIQHENQINEALQLYSKTIQEKYPSFNSVNRKFASIRHFLVFLQLRGVISVYNEAIIAPLTKQETELNVLKEKQFNRALAYWPKQYEIALNEEHEWLALRNTVIVFTVAELGIKPAELVRMEWKHINPEKQEITVLASKSYRVLQCSKKLLELLEDYKRHTIEFMPQTEMSPYVWLGVGNKMGEPVSVKTIERIFKAMSEQLRFKVTATNMRYHAIQKLLTKKEDPKVLYEQFGYARKGVLLEREQRFPKNG, encoded by the coding sequence GTGGAAGAAATCCAACCGTATGTTAAAGCATTTACAGCTTATTTGAAGTCATTAAATAAATCTTTTCATACGACGAAACAATATACATTGGACGCAAAGCAATTCGCGGAGATTATTCAGCACGAGAATCAGATAAATGAAGCACTGCAGCTTTATTCAAAAACGATTCAGGAAAAGTATCCGTCGTTCAATTCAGTCAACCGAAAATTCGCATCCATTCGCCACTTTCTTGTTTTCTTGCAGCTGCGCGGTGTAATTTCCGTATATAATGAAGCAATCATCGCACCGTTGACTAAACAGGAAACGGAACTGAACGTGCTAAAAGAAAAACAATTCAATCGGGCATTAGCCTATTGGCCGAAGCAGTATGAGATTGCCCTGAATGAGGAACATGAATGGCTTGCATTACGCAATACCGTCATTGTTTTTACAGTAGCGGAGCTTGGGATTAAACCAGCCGAGCTTGTGCGTATGGAATGGAAACATATAAATCCCGAAAAACAGGAAATCACTGTACTCGCATCAAAAAGCTATCGTGTTTTACAGTGCTCGAAAAAACTGCTTGAACTGCTCGAGGACTATAAACGCCACACAATTGAATTCATGCCGCAAACCGAAATGTCACCATATGTTTGGCTCGGCGTCGGCAATAAAATGGGGGAACCAGTCTCCGTCAAGACAATCGAACGGATTTTCAAGGCGATGTCTGAACAGCTCCGGTTTAAAGTGACGGCTACAAATATGCGCTACCATGCGATTCAAAAACTATTAACGAAAAAAGAGGATCCGAAAGTTTTGTACGAGCAGTTCGGCTATGCGAGAAAAGGTGTCCTGCTTGAACGAGAACAACGATTCCCGAAAAACGGCTAG
- a CDS encoding aminotransferase class I/II-fold pyridoxal phosphate-dependent enzyme — MNIQPSKKMSLFVPAIFGDLKKHAKMQEEKGTELIDLSLGSPDIAPAENLRQKMSELTALSSSYGYTLTGIQTFNDAVCRYYKRVNNVELDPASEVVQTIGSQEGLVHLPVAFCDPGDIVLTTNPAYVAYDAGIHLAGATPYYMPLTKENQYLPDLTAIPEEIRQKAKLLILNLPGNPVPAMPSIAYFEEVVAFAKKYNIIVLHDAAYSEFYFKGDAPISFLATPGAKEVGLEINSLSKSFSLAGTRIAYIVGNAELVAIMKQLKSNLDFGIFEPIQQVAALALDNAEQVTSVLRETFSVRHKTLMEGLTSIGWEVAPSDGGMFVWAKYPYDINCIDFAYKAIEQTGVVMVPGTVFGTAGEGYMRLALVQPVEKLQEAVKRLSTIKL, encoded by the coding sequence TTGAATATCCAACCGTCTAAAAAAATGTCATTATTTGTACCTGCTATATTTGGTGACTTAAAAAAACATGCCAAAATGCAAGAGGAAAAAGGAACGGAACTCATTGATTTAAGTCTTGGAAGTCCTGATATTGCTCCAGCAGAGAACTTACGCCAAAAAATGTCCGAGCTGACGGCACTCTCTTCTTCTTACGGCTATACTTTAACGGGTATTCAAACCTTTAATGATGCGGTATGCCGCTATTATAAGCGAGTAAACAATGTAGAGTTAGATCCGGCAAGTGAAGTAGTGCAAACAATTGGCTCACAGGAAGGTTTAGTCCATCTGCCAGTCGCTTTCTGTGATCCTGGTGACATTGTACTTACTACAAACCCGGCATATGTTGCTTATGATGCTGGAATTCATTTGGCTGGTGCGACACCTTATTATATGCCATTAACAAAAGAAAATCAGTATTTGCCTGATTTAACAGCCATTCCTGAAGAGATTCGCCAAAAAGCAAAATTGCTAATTTTAAACTTGCCGGGCAACCCGGTACCGGCAATGCCATCGATCGCTTATTTCGAAGAAGTCGTGGCATTCGCGAAAAAGTATAATATTATCGTTTTGCATGATGCGGCCTATTCCGAATTTTACTTTAAGGGAGATGCCCCAATCAGTTTCCTTGCCACACCTGGTGCGAAGGAAGTCGGTCTGGAAATCAACTCTTTATCAAAAAGCTTCAGTCTGGCTGGTACTCGTATTGCCTACATAGTTGGTAATGCCGAATTAGTGGCGATTATGAAACAGCTGAAATCGAATTTGGACTTTGGTATTTTCGAACCGATTCAGCAAGTAGCGGCATTGGCATTGGACAATGCCGAACAAGTTACAAGTGTCCTAAGAGAAACCTTTTCTGTCCGTCATAAAACTCTTATGGAAGGCTTAACATCAATCGGCTGGGAAGTTGCACCAAGTGATGGCGGGATGTTCGTTTGGGCAAAATATCCTTATGATATTAATTGTATTGACTTCGCTTATAAGGCAATTGAACAAACAGGTGTCGTCATGGTGCCGGGTACGGTGTTTGGCACAGCCGGTGAAGGCTATATGCGTCTTGCATTGGTGCAGCCTGTTGAAAAGCTTCAGGAAGCTGTCAAACGACTGTCAACAATAAAATTATAA
- a CDS encoding enoyl-CoA hydratase/isomerase family protein, whose amino-acid sequence MQVRTTRLEAEEAKIIYQETAGLAIITIHRPQLKNALTANMWDQLAKIALGTLENPKNKVLLLRGSGENFTAGSDIKEFNSISLDKAEEAFVHMERTISTIENLPIPVIGVINGPAMGAGLELALACDIRIGSDKAKMGIPVGKLGITLNNKFAKRLVDLVGPSATKDFVFTGRMYKAEEAFKAGMLNYLVAEKDLNRFAIRMGKLVAGMSPDSLLAVKRSVKECIDSAPALWEGSTPFVSERDFSEGVRAFVEKRQPVFTRQLPKQ is encoded by the coding sequence ATGCAAGTACGTACGACTAGGCTTGAAGCGGAAGAAGCGAAAATCATTTATCAGGAAACTGCGGGGCTCGCCATTATTACGATTCATCGCCCGCAGCTTAAAAATGCATTAACGGCGAATATGTGGGATCAGCTTGCAAAAATTGCACTGGGCACATTGGAAAATCCCAAAAACAAAGTGCTGTTATTGCGCGGTTCCGGCGAGAACTTTACAGCAGGGTCGGATATTAAAGAATTTAATTCAATTTCGCTGGATAAAGCGGAAGAAGCATTCGTGCATATGGAAAGAACGATTTCAACAATTGAAAATTTGCCGATTCCTGTGATCGGTGTTATTAACGGTCCGGCAATGGGTGCTGGACTGGAGCTTGCCCTTGCATGTGATATTCGCATCGGTTCGGACAAAGCGAAAATGGGGATCCCGGTCGGTAAGCTTGGCATTACATTGAATAATAAATTTGCCAAGCGTTTAGTCGATCTGGTGGGACCTTCTGCAACGAAAGACTTTGTATTTACAGGACGCATGTATAAAGCGGAAGAAGCATTTAAAGCCGGAATGCTGAATTATTTAGTTGCTGAAAAAGACTTAAACCGATTTGCCATCCGAATGGGTAAGCTTGTTGCCGGCATGTCTCCGGATTCTTTATTAGCCGTAAAACGTTCGGTTAAGGAATGTATAGATTCAGCTCCTGCTTTATGGGAAGGATCAACACCGTTTGTTTCCGAAAGAGACTTTTCAGAAGGTGTCCGTGCTTTTGTCGAAAAACGTCAGCCAGTTTTCACAAGACAGCTTCCAAAACAATAG
- the msrA gene encoding peptide-methionine (S)-S-oxide reductase MsrA yields MEKATFAGGCFWCMVKPFDQWEGIERVTSGYMGGHVENPTYEDVKRGDSGYKEVVEIEFNPEIFSYEKLLDIYWMQIDPTDAGGQFHDRGESYKTVIYTHSDEQYEAALKSKKNLAESGRFKKPIVTEIQQAQTFWPAEDYHQDYYKKEESHYQEDRAKSGRDEFIDAHWKEN; encoded by the coding sequence ATGGAAAAGGCAACATTTGCAGGCGGTTGTTTTTGGTGTATGGTAAAACCTTTTGATCAATGGGAAGGCATCGAAAGAGTAACGAGCGGTTATATGGGTGGTCATGTGGAAAATCCTACATATGAAGATGTAAAGCGTGGAGACTCTGGTTATAAGGAAGTTGTCGAGATTGAATTTAACCCAGAGATTTTCAGCTATGAAAAATTATTGGATATATATTGGATGCAAATTGATCCAACAGATGCTGGCGGTCAGTTCCATGATCGCGGCGAGTCTTATAAAACAGTGATTTATACGCATAGCGATGAACAATATGAGGCTGCACTAAAGTCTAAGAAAAACTTGGCCGAAAGTGGTCGTTTCAAAAAGCCGATTGTAACTGAAATTCAACAGGCACAGACTTTTTGGCCAGCGGAAGACTATCATCAGGACTACTATAAAAAAGAAGAATCACATTATCAGGAAGACCGCGCCAAATCCGGACGTGATGAGTTTATTGATGCACACTGGAAAGAAAATTAA
- a CDS encoding AI-2E family transporter: MNKVNSLPEETSKFFSSKFIRFLGGKNLLFLLVIILLTGCTVFVYDKISFIFEPLHVLFEVIILPGVLGVILFYLLRPPLKLLVRWKVPRALAILILYIVVIALITLLVLLVFPFLRDQFTNLVQEFPVVLMALANDLLAFLNNSHFSEYFEKINFDYNQILMDFTDSFITTVKVTLGSLASGVATGITGFLSTVTGIILSLVIVPFITFYLLYEGEKMPRFILLLFPPRMREQIGSVLHDMDKQISSYIQGQILVSFCIGVMMTIGFLIIGMPYALLLGFLAMITSVVPYLGPAIAATPAAIIAIVNSPWLLVKLAIVWTIVQLIEGKFISPQIMGKSLSIHPITIIFVLLTAGSLFGVPGVVLGIPGYALIKVLISHTYRLFKQRYNRFQSDETNLYEEVK; encoded by the coding sequence ATGAATAAAGTGAATTCATTACCCGAGGAAACGTCTAAATTTTTCTCTTCTAAATTTATTCGGTTTTTAGGTGGTAAAAATTTATTATTCTTATTAGTGATCATCTTATTAACTGGCTGTACAGTATTCGTATACGATAAAATTTCCTTTATCTTCGAGCCGTTACATGTACTGTTTGAAGTCATCATTTTACCTGGTGTACTAGGGGTCATTTTGTTTTACTTATTACGCCCGCCATTGAAACTTTTAGTAAGATGGAAAGTGCCTCGCGCCTTAGCAATTCTAATTTTGTATATAGTAGTTATTGCGTTGATCACATTACTTGTACTTCTGGTTTTCCCGTTTTTACGTGATCAGTTTACAAACTTAGTACAAGAATTCCCTGTTGTTTTAATGGCGCTTGCGAATGATTTACTGGCATTTTTAAATAACTCTCATTTCAGCGAGTATTTTGAAAAGATCAACTTTGATTACAATCAGATTTTAATGGACTTTACAGACAGTTTTATTACAACAGTTAAAGTTACTCTAGGAAGTTTAGCATCCGGAGTTGCCACTGGGATTACTGGCTTTCTGTCAACCGTTACAGGCATCATTTTATCACTTGTAATTGTTCCGTTTATTACATTTTATTTATTATATGAAGGCGAAAAAATGCCGCGCTTCATTTTACTCCTGTTTCCTCCGCGTATGCGGGAGCAAATTGGAAGTGTACTGCATGATATGGACAAGCAGATTAGCTCCTACATACAAGGCCAGATTTTAGTATCGTTTTGTATTGGCGTCATGATGACTATCGGATTTTTAATAATCGGTATGCCATATGCTTTGTTACTTGGCTTCCTTGCGATGATTACGAGTGTTGTTCCATATTTGGGACCAGCCATTGCTGCTACTCCTGCAGCAATTATTGCGATTGTGAATTCACCATGGCTCTTAGTAAAATTAGCTATTGTATGGACAATTGTACAATTAATCGAAGGGAAGTTTATATCCCCTCAAATTATGGGTAAATCATTAAGTATCCATCCTATTACAATTATTTTTGTTTTATTAACAGCCGGTTCTTTATTTGGAGTCCCGGGTGTCGTATTAGGTATTCCTGGTTATGCTTTAATTAAAGTTCTCATCTCACACACATATCGACTCTTTAAACAACGTTACAACCGTTTCCAGTCTGACGAGACGAATCTGTATGAAGAAGTGAAATAA